The following proteins come from a genomic window of Alicyclobacillus dauci:
- a CDS encoding aminopeptidase yields MTSLELEQSLQKYARLIVRFGVAVSKGQTVHITAPIERVDIVRLVAAEAYDAGAKAVEIVWQDDDLTRIRYEHAQPQAFESFPEWKKQKFDDLVAEGAAFITIYAPNPGLLEGIDGDKVAADNKLTSTALQDYRMAMQKGLVRRTMVSAPTAAWAKAVFPDKSVDDAIDALWQQIFQATRIDTADPLAAWTDHVGRIQDRLALLNDAQFKELRYRAPGTELTVELPQNHVWIGGGLNDPAGVFHMPNMPTEEVFTAPKRDGVHGTVRSTKPLNYNGSVIDNFSITFEHGRIVHFDAETGRDALARLIDTDEGSDYLGEVALVPDNSPISNSGITFKNTLFDENASCHLAIGMAYPFCIEGGVQMSPAELTQRGLNVSLVHEDFMVGSRELDIDGVRPSGEVVPLFRQGNWVE; encoded by the coding sequence ATGACTTCACTTGAGCTTGAGCAGTCATTGCAAAAATACGCGAGACTCATTGTCCGATTTGGCGTCGCCGTGAGCAAAGGCCAAACCGTGCACATCACGGCTCCCATCGAGCGCGTGGACATCGTGCGCCTAGTCGCTGCCGAAGCGTACGATGCCGGTGCGAAAGCGGTCGAGATCGTCTGGCAGGACGACGACTTGACGCGAATCCGCTATGAACACGCACAGCCTCAGGCATTTGAAAGTTTCCCTGAGTGGAAGAAGCAAAAATTCGACGATCTCGTCGCCGAAGGCGCCGCCTTCATCACCATCTACGCCCCGAATCCCGGTCTTCTAGAGGGTATCGACGGCGATAAAGTCGCCGCCGACAACAAACTTACAAGTACCGCGCTCCAAGACTATCGTATGGCCATGCAAAAAGGTCTGGTCCGCCGAACCATGGTCTCCGCCCCGACAGCTGCATGGGCGAAGGCCGTCTTCCCGGACAAGTCAGTTGACGACGCGATCGACGCGCTGTGGCAGCAAATCTTCCAAGCCACGCGCATCGACACAGCCGACCCCCTCGCAGCCTGGACGGATCACGTGGGCCGCATCCAAGACCGCCTCGCCCTGCTCAACGACGCCCAGTTTAAAGAACTGCGTTATCGTGCCCCGGGCACCGAATTGACCGTGGAGTTACCGCAAAACCACGTCTGGATTGGCGGTGGCTTGAACGATCCCGCCGGCGTGTTCCACATGCCCAACATGCCAACCGAAGAAGTGTTCACCGCCCCCAAACGAGACGGCGTCCACGGCACCGTTCGCAGCACGAAGCCACTGAACTATAACGGTTCCGTCATCGACAACTTTTCCATCACCTTCGAGCATGGACGAATCGTCCACTTCGATGCGGAAACAGGTCGGGATGCGTTGGCCAGGCTGATCGACACGGATGAGGGATCAGATTACCTCGGCGAAGTCGCCCTGGTACCCGACAATTCCCCCATCTCCAACTCGGGCATCACATTCAAAAACACGCTCTTCGACGAAAACGCATCCTGCCACTTGGCCATCGGCATGGCATACCCGTTCTGCATCGAAGGCGGCGTCCAAATGTCCCCCGCCGAACTGACGCAGCGCGGCCTCAACGTGAGCCTCGTCCACGAGGATTTCATGGTCGGCTCGCGGGAGCTGGATATTGACGGCGTTCGCCCATCGGGCGAAGTGGTTCCGCTGTTTCGCCAGGGTAACTGGGTGGAGTGA
- a CDS encoding RNA polymerase sigma factor has protein sequence MEWTNEFTERLAQGYPDAYEELVRLEWSQAVRTAWFILRNVHDAEEAAQEAFLSFYRNRNQLRDPRKVRSWLYRILVNSARQQGRRRKSHVEWTDELALEADLTSDPIQAADRRLILHSALKELSEDERTAVVLSYYTGLTDTEAATAAGWNLGKYKYRLAAGRRHLSRLMLKKEASRLHKEGFSDARG, from the coding sequence ATGGAGTGGACAAATGAATTCACTGAACGACTGGCCCAAGGCTACCCGGACGCGTATGAAGAATTGGTGCGCCTTGAATGGAGCCAGGCCGTACGGACGGCATGGTTCATTCTCCGCAACGTACACGATGCGGAGGAAGCTGCCCAAGAGGCTTTCCTCAGCTTCTACAGGAATCGGAATCAATTGAGGGATCCCAGGAAAGTCCGCAGCTGGCTCTATCGAATTCTCGTCAACTCTGCCAGACAACAAGGGCGACGCCGCAAGTCACACGTAGAGTGGACAGATGAATTGGCCCTGGAGGCGGATTTGACGTCCGATCCCATTCAAGCAGCTGACCGACGACTGATTTTACACAGTGCTCTGAAAGAGCTTAGCGAAGACGAGCGCACGGCGGTGGTACTCAGCTACTACACGGGGCTCACTGACACGGAGGCGGCAACGGCCGCAGGGTGGAACTTGGGGAAGTACAAGTACCGACTTGCCGCTGGCCGCAGGCACCTGTCTCGACTCATGTTAAAAAAAGAAGCTAGTCGACTTCACAAGGAGGGCTTTTCCGATGCGCGAGGATGA
- a CDS encoding C1 family peptidase, producing MGTDIRTDDRALSMELIEQFSADFGSVPANRIAMNAVTKSGVNAVATDRAAGIDMQFAFSEEIATGPVTNQKQSGRCWLFAGLNTIRSDIAKRNNMEPFELSQSYQMFWDKFEKANYFLERIFDTIEEDTDSRIVQWLLQSPLQDGGQWDMFVNLVEKHGVVPQSVMPETFHSSKSYLMNRLLTKKLRKYASDSRRAFRSGTTIEDLREQKLTWMGEFYRLLCTFLGEPPSSFDFEYRDKDGEFHRHTDLSPLDFFQKFFGDDLRSYVSIINAPTADKPFGKTYTVKYLGNVEGGRNVFYLNVDIETVKQVALAQIKAGEPVWFGCDVGQMSDSEAGIMDTDLFDYEGALNTTFAMTKAERLDYGESLMTHAMVFTGANVVGERVNRWKVENSWGKDRGKDGFFVMSDAWFNDYMYQVVVHRKYLPAELDAALNQDPVLLNPWDPMGSLAMMR from the coding sequence ATGGGCACGGACATTCGTACGGATGATAGGGCGCTATCGATGGAGTTAATTGAACAGTTTTCTGCGGATTTCGGAAGTGTGCCAGCCAATCGGATTGCTATGAACGCCGTTACGAAATCCGGGGTGAATGCGGTGGCGACGGATCGGGCGGCTGGAATTGATATGCAATTTGCGTTTTCGGAGGAGATCGCGACAGGCCCCGTCACGAATCAGAAACAAAGCGGACGCTGCTGGTTGTTTGCCGGTTTGAACACCATCCGGAGCGACATAGCGAAGCGCAACAATATGGAGCCGTTTGAACTCTCGCAGAGTTATCAGATGTTCTGGGATAAGTTCGAAAAGGCGAATTATTTCTTGGAGAGGATTTTCGATACCATCGAAGAAGACACGGACAGCCGCATTGTCCAGTGGCTGCTTCAATCACCACTGCAGGACGGCGGTCAATGGGATATGTTCGTCAATTTGGTTGAGAAACATGGAGTTGTCCCGCAATCTGTGATGCCGGAGACATTTCACAGCAGCAAGTCGTACCTGATGAACCGCTTGCTGACGAAGAAGCTGCGAAAGTATGCGAGTGATTCTCGAAGGGCATTTCGATCCGGCACGACAATCGAAGACCTCCGCGAGCAAAAGCTCACATGGATGGGAGAGTTTTATCGCCTGTTGTGCACCTTCCTGGGTGAACCGCCGTCATCCTTTGACTTTGAGTATCGCGACAAGGACGGGGAATTTCACCGTCACACCGATCTGTCGCCCCTTGACTTTTTCCAGAAGTTTTTCGGGGATGACCTGCGGAGTTACGTCAGTATCATCAATGCCCCAACGGCCGATAAACCGTTTGGCAAGACCTACACCGTTAAGTATCTGGGGAATGTTGAGGGAGGACGGAATGTTTTTTATCTCAACGTGGATATCGAGACGGTCAAACAAGTAGCCTTGGCTCAAATCAAAGCAGGTGAGCCCGTCTGGTTTGGCTGCGACGTGGGTCAAATGTCGGATAGTGAAGCGGGCATCATGGACACGGACCTGTTTGATTATGAAGGTGCACTAAATACGACGTTTGCTATGACGAAGGCGGAACGACTGGATTACGGCGAGAGTTTGATGACGCACGCGATGGTCTTTACGGGCGCTAACGTTGTTGGCGAGCGCGTGAACCGATGGAAAGTGGAGAACAGTTGGGGGAAGGATCGCGGCAAGGATGGGTTCTTTGTCATGAGCGACGCATGGTTTAACGACTACATGTACCAAGTTGTTGTACATCGAAAGTATCTTCCGGCAGAGTTGGACGCGGCGTTGAATCAGGACCCGGTTCTGTTGAACCCATGGGATCCAATGGGGTCACTAGCCATGATGCGCTAA
- a CDS encoding alpha/beta fold hydrolase: MAFKTPEGEALFIHEYDSNLKLWPISYETLFVSTSYGQTHILVAGAENLPPLIMFHGAGMGSSIWYKNIGPLSEHYRVYAIDVMGDMNKSEPVKSISVGADTAAWVCEVLDGLGVDKTDVIGHSAGGYTTLNFVIHAQHRVRRVVLLAPAASFVSLHRQFFLRLALINLVKNKRFIQRFFCNWFMAKGNRVVDYRFEQFIYGVFYYKWKTKPVIPSVIPDDQLRSIRVPMLLLIGDQEVIYDPRKAIASAKKSIAYIETRVIPNSGHCLFIEQADLVNRYMMEFLSRVSPKEAL, encoded by the coding sequence ATGGCGTTTAAAACACCCGAAGGGGAAGCTCTTTTCATTCATGAATATGACAGCAACCTCAAACTTTGGCCGATTTCCTACGAGACTTTGTTTGTGTCAACATCGTACGGGCAAACCCACATCCTTGTAGCTGGCGCAGAGAATTTACCACCTCTCATTATGTTCCATGGAGCAGGTATGGGGTCAAGTATCTGGTATAAAAACATCGGTCCTTTGAGCGAGCATTATCGAGTGTATGCCATCGATGTGATGGGAGATATGAATAAGAGTGAGCCGGTGAAATCGATCTCTGTGGGCGCCGATACTGCGGCATGGGTCTGTGAGGTTTTGGACGGACTTGGCGTGGATAAAACGGATGTCATTGGACACTCCGCAGGAGGGTACACTACTTTAAATTTTGTGATTCACGCGCAACACCGCGTTCGTCGCGTAGTTCTGCTCGCCCCTGCGGCTTCGTTTGTTTCACTTCATAGGCAGTTTTTTCTTCGCCTAGCACTTATTAACTTGGTAAAAAACAAACGATTTATCCAGCGTTTTTTTTGCAACTGGTTTATGGCCAAAGGTAACCGCGTCGTGGATTATCGCTTTGAACAGTTTATTTATGGCGTATTCTATTACAAGTGGAAGACGAAGCCTGTAATTCCATCTGTTATTCCAGACGACCAGCTACGGAGTATTCGTGTTCCGATGCTGCTACTCATTGGTGACCAAGAGGTGATCTATGACCCCCGTAAAGCAATCGCATCTGCAAAGAAATCTATTGCTTATATCGAAACAAGGGTGATTCCAAATTCGGGTCACTGCCTGTTTATCGAACAGGCAGATCTGGTAAATCGGTACATGATGGAGTTTCTATCGAGAGTTTCACCGAAGGAGGCTCTTTAA
- a CDS encoding transglutaminase domain-containing protein, with amino-acid sequence MTYNWITILLIAIIVGSMLYGAARGFGRESHLVIWQLVSIATGLCALGVSWFLSQRISTFVLHQKTTNLPHIIEQIFVAWQRSPRIAVWIAFFICYLILSSLFHRIIGLFIGGFPVRLPRPLFESRLLGGALGAAMGVVRSAVVGAIVFLALQYVSLPALAKQAAASTPYQTLSHRIYEPWLKPFVARELPVLAQGALQPLSRNIDLFAVPSGPDGQDSGVLIVPKQIADLSHQITHGISDPKAKAKALYEWEIHHVKYDWKKYDDYVYHGKWDQQSPLQTLQTGKGVCADYALLYADLAHASGLSVKIDEGIGGTAQNNGSHAWNEVYIPNENQWIMVDTTWGSEQDAWFDVPRTQFNETHALQTSIVINASAK; translated from the coding sequence ATGACCTACAACTGGATTACTATCTTACTCATCGCCATTATTGTGGGCTCGATGCTGTACGGTGCCGCTCGGGGGTTCGGGCGTGAAAGCCACCTCGTCATTTGGCAGCTCGTGTCCATCGCGACGGGTCTGTGTGCACTTGGCGTGAGCTGGTTTCTCAGCCAGCGGATCTCCACCTTCGTGCTACATCAAAAAACGACAAACTTACCGCACATCATTGAGCAAATTTTCGTGGCATGGCAGCGCTCGCCGAGGATTGCTGTGTGGATCGCGTTCTTTATTTGCTACCTCATTCTCTCCAGCTTGTTTCACCGCATCATCGGGCTGTTCATTGGCGGGTTTCCTGTGCGCCTCCCGCGGCCTCTCTTCGAGAGTCGGCTTCTAGGCGGTGCACTCGGTGCGGCCATGGGTGTCGTTCGATCCGCCGTCGTGGGCGCGATCGTATTCTTGGCCCTGCAATACGTGTCCCTCCCGGCACTTGCAAAACAGGCGGCCGCGTCGACGCCCTACCAAACATTGAGTCATCGTATTTATGAACCTTGGTTGAAGCCGTTTGTCGCACGGGAACTACCCGTTCTCGCGCAAGGGGCGCTTCAGCCCTTGTCCCGAAATATCGACTTGTTTGCCGTTCCATCGGGTCCCGACGGTCAAGACTCCGGCGTGTTAATTGTGCCAAAACAGATTGCGGATCTGTCTCACCAAATCACGCACGGCATTTCCGATCCCAAAGCAAAAGCCAAAGCACTCTACGAATGGGAAATCCATCATGTAAAGTACGACTGGAAGAAGTATGATGATTACGTGTATCACGGAAAATGGGATCAGCAGTCACCACTGCAAACGCTCCAAACGGGTAAAGGCGTTTGCGCGGACTACGCCCTGCTATACGCAGACTTAGCCCATGCCTCCGGCCTGTCCGTGAAAATTGACGAAGGCATTGGCGGCACGGCGCAAAACAACGGCAGCCACGCATGGAATGAGGTCTATATTCCAAACGAAAACCAATGGATCATGGTTGACACCACCTGGGGTTCCGAACAAGATGCGTGGTTTGACGTCCCACGTACACAATTTAATGAAACGCACGCTCTGCAAACATCCATCGTCATCAATGCCTCGGCGAAATAG
- a CDS encoding NUDIX hydrolase, whose protein sequence is MFRLTANYCLVCGHKLETRNIGGTLRRACPACDFVHWGTYSIGVGAVVVRDGKVLLVRRAQDPGRGLWTNPGGFSEQLEVIDKGIEREVLEETGVVATASRIISMRDKPGEAHNLYVVFLMDYVEGEPRSDDVEVDAAGFFSPEEMAGMNVAGLTRWLVGAALNGSGGGLVLDEEPTLSQKGNRLFRV, encoded by the coding sequence ATGTTCCGTTTGACAGCCAACTATTGTTTAGTTTGTGGCCATAAGCTAGAAACAAGAAACATCGGCGGCACATTACGTCGAGCTTGTCCGGCGTGCGACTTCGTCCACTGGGGGACGTACAGCATCGGTGTCGGTGCGGTTGTCGTCCGCGACGGCAAAGTTTTGCTTGTCCGCCGCGCACAGGACCCCGGCCGGGGCCTTTGGACCAACCCCGGGGGATTCAGCGAGCAGCTGGAAGTGATAGACAAGGGGATCGAGCGAGAAGTACTTGAAGAAACAGGCGTCGTTGCCACCGCCAGTCGCATCATTTCCATGCGAGACAAGCCAGGAGAGGCGCACAATCTCTACGTTGTCTTTCTGATGGATTACGTGGAGGGCGAGCCCCGATCAGACGACGTCGAAGTCGACGCCGCAGGCTTTTTCAGCCCTGAGGAAATGGCAGGCATGAACGTCGCAGGGTTAACGCGTTGGCTTGTCGGTGCAGCTTTGAACGGCAGCGGGGGTGGCTTGGTGTTGGACGAGGAGCCTACCCTATCGCAGAAGGGGAACCGTTTGTTCCGCGTTTGA
- a CDS encoding DUF4179 domain-containing protein → MREDELRNLFQQEAKAIPVRPMTWAEIERQGVRRRDRRENRSRRVHKAGIGFVAGLAVVGALATSGFVSPAMAEVLHQIPGVGSLYTNYAKQQEKLATPVSTAPATASDVGFKVTRAFYDKNRLVVYYTLTLPDKDVMQAPSGTGDARNGQLWPQLKLATQFLSVKGKPVQFNSMLGDGEKKMGANTYSGSFDVEGITTQLPAKVVLDITAEQIGTVKGKFTVHVPVSSATTDAKTTTYKRVVSKTDANGATLTVKQVAVGPLNTAIDYEVTQPVQGNTLSDPVSYDLQGFQFGVWADGQYLQEVGGGIPQSRIEHGKRVDDMQIEYVTPSKVPTSIQIRPTYSNIHASATVTPVTIPLTGQFPIAVDQGNDGVSEITKITFQKNQTIVYDQLSQDSLEHFPIWFEDANGHQYKDTVKRTSDGGLIFPPMDPNKKLTLHTQKSSGDDGRSHPLTGLNMTVPLK, encoded by the coding sequence ATGCGCGAGGATGAACTCCGGAATCTGTTTCAGCAAGAGGCGAAGGCAATTCCCGTACGTCCCATGACGTGGGCGGAAATTGAGCGGCAAGGGGTGCGGCGGCGAGATCGTAGGGAGAATCGATCACGCCGCGTTCACAAGGCTGGCATCGGCTTCGTCGCTGGACTCGCCGTAGTCGGTGCACTGGCGACGTCGGGCTTCGTCTCCCCAGCGATGGCAGAGGTCCTGCACCAAATTCCAGGCGTTGGATCACTTTATACGAATTACGCTAAGCAACAGGAGAAACTTGCAACACCAGTGAGTACTGCACCCGCAACGGCGAGCGATGTCGGTTTCAAAGTGACCCGTGCCTTCTATGATAAGAATCGACTTGTCGTCTACTACACATTGACGTTACCAGACAAAGATGTCATGCAAGCGCCTAGCGGCACGGGCGATGCGCGAAATGGGCAACTCTGGCCGCAACTAAAACTGGCCACACAGTTCCTCAGCGTCAAAGGGAAACCCGTTCAGTTTAATTCGATGCTGGGCGATGGTGAGAAGAAGATGGGTGCGAATACGTATAGCGGATCGTTCGATGTGGAAGGCATCACGACCCAGCTTCCGGCCAAAGTTGTTTTGGACATCACGGCGGAGCAAATCGGTACGGTAAAAGGCAAGTTTACCGTCCACGTCCCCGTCTCCAGCGCAACGACAGATGCCAAGACGACAACGTACAAACGCGTTGTCTCGAAGACGGATGCGAACGGGGCCACACTCACCGTCAAACAGGTAGCCGTGGGCCCCTTAAACACGGCGATTGATTACGAAGTCACGCAGCCGGTTCAGGGCAACACCCTATCCGATCCGGTCTCGTACGACCTCCAAGGCTTCCAGTTCGGTGTTTGGGCTGACGGGCAATACCTGCAAGAAGTCGGCGGCGGCATTCCGCAGTCGCGTATCGAACATGGCAAGCGCGTGGACGACATGCAAATCGAGTACGTGACACCATCCAAAGTGCCCACATCGATACAAATCAGACCGACGTACTCAAATATCCACGCGAGCGCAACGGTCACACCTGTCACGATTCCGCTCACTGGTCAATTCCCAATCGCGGTCGACCAAGGGAACGATGGGGTGTCGGAAATCACCAAGATAACCTTCCAAAAGAACCAAACTATCGTTTACGACCAGTTGTCTCAGGATTCGCTGGAACACTTCCCCATCTGGTTCGAGGATGCAAATGGTCACCAGTACAAGGACACCGTGAAGCGCACGTCCGATGGCGGGCTCATTTTCCCACCTATGGATCCAAACAAGAAACTGACCCTGCACACGCAAAAGTCATCGGGCGACGATGGACGATCGCACCCGCTGACGGGCCTCAACATGACTGTGCCGCTTAAGTGA
- a CDS encoding S53 family peptidase yields the protein MKRKILFATETDVNQGQGYFPQDIRRLYNIPSNLTGTGQTIGILEFSNGYSMNDARQFWTEHNIGIPNVFFVSVDGTQNDNGRSADDEEASLDLQWAGAVAPQAKLVVYEATAGATFATFADALIATLKYILNDTKFQPSVLSISYGDAESSFDQNALVEISDLIAQLDAKGVTVCISSGDQGAYGMHDPRGLPVRHADAPASIPAAVAVGGTSLQPDGTETAWTYLGPQNGGATGGGFSDVFAKPTYQQSSQESGRGLPDVSLNADPATGYQIIFQGQRAVVGGTSVSCPVFAGIVALLNERREQLGKGPIRNLSRLLYTNASELSYKDITVGNNTFNGVKGFPAVTGWDACTGFGAIDAAKFIEALAQVDVQSAAPSNTESGAQAKGEPVGAMMRSQTSSMTTLPAPRSPDHPMVRVLAMIQQVEQDADVKGVHHHHFLIRDIHVLAIRGATANDIKSYAFVAIRYGDSEGLPGPIPNLTAGQEIELQGEYIPINDVYPSVGNPGDPVIHFTHHPDGYVIYQGKKYE from the coding sequence ATGAAACGGAAAATCCTATTTGCGACAGAGACAGATGTGAATCAGGGTCAAGGGTATTTTCCGCAAGACATTCGCAGGTTGTACAACATCCCGAGCAATTTGACCGGGACAGGGCAAACCATCGGAATTCTTGAGTTTTCAAATGGCTACAGCATGAATGACGCGCGGCAGTTTTGGACGGAACACAACATCGGGATCCCGAATGTGTTCTTCGTGTCCGTCGACGGAACGCAGAACGACAATGGTCGAAGCGCTGATGACGAAGAGGCTTCACTGGATTTACAGTGGGCTGGCGCCGTTGCACCGCAGGCGAAATTGGTTGTGTATGAAGCTACGGCGGGCGCCACGTTTGCGACGTTCGCGGATGCGCTCATCGCGACATTGAAGTACATCCTGAACGATACAAAATTTCAACCGTCCGTGTTGTCTATATCTTACGGTGATGCCGAGTCCTCGTTTGATCAAAACGCGTTGGTGGAGATATCGGATCTCATTGCACAACTGGATGCAAAAGGCGTGACAGTCTGCATCTCCTCCGGTGATCAAGGGGCGTACGGCATGCATGATCCCCGCGGCCTGCCCGTCCGGCACGCCGATGCACCCGCATCCATTCCTGCCGCCGTCGCCGTGGGCGGAACCAGCCTGCAACCAGATGGTACGGAGACGGCCTGGACGTACCTTGGACCGCAAAACGGGGGTGCGACGGGTGGCGGATTTAGCGACGTGTTCGCGAAGCCCACATATCAGCAGTCGAGTCAGGAGAGCGGGCGGGGTCTGCCAGATGTCTCACTGAATGCCGATCCGGCCACAGGCTACCAAATCATTTTCCAAGGCCAGCGCGCCGTCGTGGGTGGGACGTCTGTGTCGTGTCCTGTGTTTGCTGGGATTGTGGCGCTGTTAAACGAGCGACGGGAACAACTTGGCAAAGGGCCCATTCGTAATCTGAGCCGCCTGTTGTACACAAATGCTTCGGAGCTATCCTACAAGGACATCACGGTGGGCAACAACACATTCAACGGCGTGAAAGGCTTTCCGGCGGTGACCGGCTGGGATGCGTGCACAGGCTTTGGCGCTATCGACGCAGCGAAGTTCATCGAGGCGTTGGCCCAAGTGGACGTTCAGTCGGCTGCGCCGTCGAATACCGAATCGGGCGCCCAAGCCAAAGGAGAACCGGTGGGGGCAATGATGCGCAGTCAGACTTCGTCTATGACGACATTGCCTGCACCGAGATCGCCGGATCATCCTATGGTGCGCGTGCTCGCAATGATCCAACAGGTTGAACAGGATGCGGACGTGAAGGGGGTACACCACCACCACTTCTTGATTCGGGACATTCACGTGTTGGCTATACGAGGTGCCACGGCGAACGACATCAAGAGCTATGCATTCGTGGCCATTCGGTATGGAGATTCGGAGGGACTCCCGGGTCCGATTCCGAATTTGACGGCGGGGCAGGAAATTGAGTTGCAGGGCGAGTACATCCCCATTAACGACGTCTACCCGTCGGTCGGCAATCCAGGCGATCCGGTCATTCACTTCACCCATCATCCAGATGGGTATGTCATCTACCAAGGAAAGAAATACGAATAA
- a CDS encoding amino acid permease: MSQSGSKLQRSLKSRHILMMALGGAIGAGIFKGSSSSIDLAGPGVVFPYLVGGLILLVVMRSLALMAVKNDKATTLKDLIEPILGPFAGYVVGWIYWLDWVLVMAAETAAASSFLQFWFPGVPLWTLALIVSIVMTLLNLLQVRIYGETEYWLAAVKIVTLILFVVFGIILIITRFSGHTVAHNLVGHGGLFPHGLAGLVSAMLVVMFSFGGIEMVGMTLGETDGPAKVIPKAARSVIFRILLFYILPIAIILCLVPWNGLGTAQSPFVTVFQQIGIPYVGGVMNFVLLTAVLSAVNSGMYATSRMLYTQALDGQAPGGFAKLSRWHVPVRALMFSTIFLYVGVIVAVFAKGNTFGDLMVIPGYTVMIVWMLLVLARIKQEGIRPTTIVSLLALLAIFIGVIITTPAAGTIVSFIAIAIIVISFLFVKRGQLEA, encoded by the coding sequence ATGAGTCAGTCAGGTTCAAAGCTCCAGCGGAGTCTGAAGTCCCGTCATATATTGATGATGGCTTTGGGCGGTGCCATTGGAGCCGGAATATTTAAAGGAAGCAGTTCATCCATCGATCTCGCCGGGCCCGGCGTCGTCTTCCCATATCTGGTGGGTGGTCTCATTCTGCTCGTCGTCATGCGAAGCCTCGCGCTCATGGCGGTGAAAAACGACAAGGCCACAACGCTAAAGGATCTCATTGAGCCCATTCTCGGACCGTTTGCGGGCTACGTCGTGGGCTGGATTTATTGGTTGGATTGGGTCTTGGTGATGGCCGCGGAAACGGCTGCAGCGTCGTCATTTTTACAGTTTTGGTTCCCAGGCGTTCCCTTGTGGACACTGGCCCTCATTGTATCGATTGTCATGACCTTGTTAAACCTGTTACAAGTTCGAATCTACGGTGAGACGGAATACTGGCTTGCTGCCGTTAAGATTGTAACACTCATTTTATTTGTCGTGTTCGGCATCATTCTCATTATTACCAGGTTTTCGGGGCATACAGTGGCGCACAACCTCGTTGGACACGGTGGCTTGTTTCCGCATGGGTTAGCTGGACTCGTGTCGGCCATGCTCGTTGTTATGTTTTCGTTCGGCGGGATCGAAATGGTGGGGATGACGCTTGGCGAGACGGACGGTCCGGCCAAAGTCATACCGAAAGCCGCACGGAGTGTCATTTTTCGTATCTTGTTGTTTTACATTTTACCGATAGCCATCATTCTTTGCCTTGTTCCTTGGAATGGCTTGGGGACGGCGCAGAGTCCGTTTGTGACGGTGTTTCAGCAGATCGGGATTCCGTATGTAGGCGGCGTGATGAACTTCGTTCTCTTGACGGCCGTTCTGTCTGCCGTAAATTCCGGCATGTACGCGACTAGTCGCATGTTGTACACCCAGGCTTTGGACGGACAAGCACCGGGTGGATTTGCGAAGCTTTCAAGGTGGCACGTGCCTGTGCGGGCATTGATGTTCAGCACCATCTTCCTGTATGTGGGGGTCATCGTCGCCGTTTTTGCCAAGGGAAATACCTTCGGAGATTTAATGGTCATTCCGGGCTACACGGTCATGATTGTCTGGATGCTGCTCGTGCTTGCGCGGATCAAGCAGGAAGGAATTCGACCAACGACCATCGTGTCGCTGTTGGCGCTTCTCGCTATCTTTATTGGCGTCATCATCACGACGCCTGCTGCTGGGACAATTGTGTCCTTCATTGCCATAGCGATCATCGTCATCAGCTTTTTGTTTGTCAAACGCGGACAGCTTGAAGCTTAA